The following DNA comes from Limnobacter sp. SAORIC-580.
CGATGAAGTCGCCCATTTCGGCTTCAGCATCGTGTTTCAAGGCCTGGTCTAGAACCATTTGATAGGCGGGATCGTAGAAATCTTCTTCTGTGACCACTTCCCAGCGGCGGAAAGTGTCGTAGTCGCCTGTGTCGCGGTCAATAGACACGCGGACATCCACTTCTTCATCGAAGCGCTTCTTGGTTGCGGAAGCCAATGCCAATTCGAGCGCACCAAAGACGATGTCTTTGTCCACATTCTTCTCGCGCGCCAACGCATCAACTAATAAAAGCAACTCACGGCTCATTCCAGGGCTCCTAAAACTTTAGATGGGGGACCAGACGGGCACCCGCCAAATCAGTTATTTCAAAATCAAGCAAATAGGGTTCGGCATTTTTACCGTCGGGGGTCACCAAGACACCCCAGGTTTGCTCTTTGCCCTTTTGCAATACACCTTTGAACTGTTTTTGATTGTTGATGGCCCGTTTGAATTTCAAGGACACCTCTTGCTCCAAAAACCGTTCGAAATCTTTTTTGCGGCGTAAAACGCGATCAACGCCCGGCGAGGAAATCTCGAGCCGTTCGTAGTTGACATTTTCGACGGTGAACAGGTGGGTAAGCTGGTGGCTGACCTTTTCGCAATCTTCGACGGTAACGCCAGTGGGTGAATCGATCATGATGCGCAACAGACCATTGCCCTCGCGCTCAATATCGGCCACTTCAAGGCCCAGAGAGGCGATCACGGCGTCGGCTTCAGTAACCCAGGATTCTGACCACACGCCAGACCATGAATTGCCAACAAATTCTTCAGGATTGATCACTTCGCCTTTCAACGTTCTTAACCTTTACTTGTCTGTTCGCTTCGCTTGTTCACTTTATTTGCGTACTTAAAACCGCCTCGCCAAAAAAAAATGGGCCTGTAAGCCCACTTCATTTGAGACACCCTTTTTGGAGTGGGCGCTCAGGCAGCCTCAGAGAATAACCGAAACTGCCTTTATTTTCAAGTAATTTCAGGTGCGGAGAACTACGCGGCCGGTGCCTTCCGGCGTCTACGCTGCTGGGGTTTCTGGGCTGCGCCATTTCCACCCTCATTGCCGCGCCCGGGGCCGCGCCCGGCAGAAGGACCACCAGACCGCGGACCCGCATTGCGTGGCCCTGAGGGGCGCTTGCCTGTGCCAGCAAACTTTCCAGCTGGGGCAGCACCATTGCCATTGGCACCTGTTCTGTTGCCATTTCGGTCACCACCGCCACCTCGCCGGGCTGAGCCCCCGGCAGAAGACAAGTTGTTCTGGTTGCTCAACGCGGCGGCTGCGGCAGCGCCAGACACGGTGAGGTAAGTTTGGGTTGGCGTGGTAAAGGCCAAGCCTGGGTCTATCAGGGGTTGACCGTTGCGACGCTTGTTGTTTTTCGAGCCAATGTTCTTTTTGTCACGGCGAATGGCACCTTCTTGGGCAGACTCATCCACCTTCAAGCCCAATGACTGCATATAGGACATGGCCTCAAGTGCTTCCATTTCCATGTGGCGGCCACGTTTCAAGGTGGAGGGCATCAGGATGTCGCCAAAACGTGTGCGAATCAGGCGACTTACGGTCAGGTTACAGGCCTCAAACATGCGGCGAACCTCTCGGTTGCGCCCTTCTTTCAAGCCAACTTTGTACCAGCGGTTAGCACCCTCACCGCCTGCAGCATCCACATAGAGAAACTTGGCAGGACCGTCTTCAAGCTGAATACCAGTGAGCAATTGCTGGCGTTGTTCTTCAGAAAGCTCACCCAGAATGCGCACAGCGTACTCACGCTGCACTTCGTAACGCGGGTGCATTAAACGGTTGGCCAACTCGCCCGAGGAGGTGAACAGCAATAAGCCCTCGGTGTTGAAATCGAGACGCCCCACTGCAATCCACTTGCCGTTTGAAATTTTCGGCAGTTTCTGAAATACGGTGGTGCGCCCCTGGGGGTCGTCCATGGACACAATTTCGCCGGCGGGCTTGTGATAAATAAGTACCCGAGGTGGCTTGGATTTGTTTTTGCGCTGAATCAGCTTGCCATTGACACGCACCTGGTCGGTGGGCAACACGCGCTGGCCCAGGTGGGCAGGTTCAGCATTGACAGAGACACGCCCAGCGACAATCAGCTCTTCCATTTCACGACGAGAACCCATACCGGAATCGGCCAATACCTTGTGCAACTTGGGCGCCAATTCGGGGTCTAGCCGCACATTCAGCTTGCTGCGGTTCTTGCCTGCGCCGCCACCCTCTTCAGACTTCAGGCCTTCAACCTGATCCAGCACTTCGCCCCATTCCAGATCATGACTTTCGCTGTCTATGCTGACTGCCGCCTGCTCGGGAATTGGGTTGCTGTCGAGTGTTTCAGTTGCTTTGCGCTTGTTGGTTCTCATCGTTTTCCGCTGTTTCGCTGTCATCCAGATCAAATGGAATGACTTTCTGTAATTCATCAGCCAGCTGTTGGTCTTTTTCATCGTCCAGTGCTGGCAAGTCGCTTAGGCTGGCCAAATTCAGGTCAGCCAAAAACTGGGGCGTGGTTGCCCACAGTGCTGGGCGCCCCGGCGCATCGCGGTGGCCGATTGACTCGATCCAGCCGCGATCCTCGAGCGCCTTCATGACCTGGGTAGACACGGTGACCCCACGAATGGACTCGATGTCGCCCCGGGTGACCGGCTGCTTGTAGGCAATAATTGCCAGGGTTTCCATGGTTGCCCTTGAGTACT
Coding sequences within:
- the rimP gene encoding ribosome maturation factor RimP, translated to MKGEVINPEEFVGNSWSGVWSESWVTEADAVIASLGLEVADIEREGNGLLRIMIDSPTGVTVEDCEKVSHQLTHLFTVENVNYERLEISSPGVDRVLRRKKDFERFLEQEVSLKFKRAINNQKQFKGVLQKGKEQTWGVLVTPDGKNAEPYLLDFEITDLAGARLVPHLKF
- the rluB gene encoding 23S rRNA pseudouridine(2605) synthase RluB produces the protein MRTNKRKATETLDSNPIPEQAAVSIDSESHDLEWGEVLDQVEGLKSEEGGGAGKNRSKLNVRLDPELAPKLHKVLADSGMGSRREMEELIVAGRVSVNAEPAHLGQRVLPTDQVRVNGKLIQRKNKSKPPRVLIYHKPAGEIVSMDDPQGRTTVFQKLPKISNGKWIAVGRLDFNTEGLLLFTSSGELANRLMHPRYEVQREYAVRILGELSEEQRQQLLTGIQLEDGPAKFLYVDAAGGEGANRWYKVGLKEGRNREVRRMFEACNLTVSRLIRTRFGDILMPSTLKRGRHMEMEALEAMSYMQSLGLKVDESAQEGAIRRDKKNIGSKNNKRRNGQPLIDPGLAFTTPTQTYLTVSGAAAAAALSNQNNLSSAGGSARRGGGGDRNGNRTGANGNGAAPAGKFAGTGKRPSGPRNAGPRSGGPSAGRGPGRGNEGGNGAAQKPQQRRRRKAPAA
- the scpB gene encoding SMC-Scp complex subunit ScpB, with product MDPQRAKNILEAALLCSVEPIAVKELMRLFDDAIDASVVTTLLEDLRRDWTHKGLELVQVKTGWRFQTREDVKRYLEQMNPEKPPKYSRATMETLAIIAYKQPVTRGDIESIRGVTVSTQVMKALEDRGWIESIGHRDAPGRPALWATTPQFLADLNLASLSDLPALDDEKDQQLADELQKVIPFDLDDSETAENDENQQAQSN